A window of Shewanella mesophila contains these coding sequences:
- the uspE gene encoding universal stress protein UspE, whose amino-acid sequence MKDYNKILVVVDPTNDKQPALARAVELASKNQAAISVFLSIFDFSYEMTSILSGQEREAMRQGVIAQRKAWLEDLLEEYENSGVLIESEVVWHNRPFESIILHAIEGDFDLIVKGTHQHDKLKSVIFTPTDWHLMRKAPVPVLLVKEHDWPVSGKILCAINVASEDDDHQTLNGKIIEHAQDLAKKFDAQVHLVNGYPGTPVNLAIELPDFDAHTYSETIRMQHEQRVCYLANNYGISSDFCHIKEGLPEDVIPELAEQLDAELVILGTVGRTGFSAALIGNTAEHVIDSINCDLLAIKPDGYKSPLEDE is encoded by the coding sequence ATGAAGGACTATAATAAAATCCTTGTTGTAGTGGATCCAACTAACGACAAACAACCTGCCCTCGCAAGAGCCGTTGAATTGGCTTCTAAGAATCAAGCCGCCATTTCGGTATTTCTGTCCATCTTCGATTTCTCCTATGAAATGACCTCGATACTTTCTGGTCAAGAGCGTGAAGCAATGCGCCAAGGCGTTATCGCCCAGCGCAAAGCATGGTTAGAAGATCTGCTAGAGGAATATGAAAATAGCGGTGTCTTAATTGAAAGTGAAGTTGTCTGGCATAATCGTCCATTCGAAAGCATTATTTTACATGCCATCGAAGGTGATTTTGATCTGATCGTTAAAGGCACCCATCAACACGATAAGTTAAAGTCGGTAATTTTCACGCCAACTGATTGGCATTTAATGAGAAAAGCGCCAGTACCTGTACTCTTAGTTAAAGAACACGACTGGCCCGTCAGCGGTAAAATTTTATGTGCTATCAACGTCGCTTCAGAAGATGACGATCATCAAACCTTAAACGGTAAAATTATTGAGCACGCACAGGATCTGGCCAAGAAATTTGATGCACAAGTGCACTTAGTTAATGGCTACCCAGGCACTCCTGTTAATCTGGCCATAGAGCTCCCCGACTTCGATGCGCATACCTATAGCGAAACGATTCGGATGCAGCATGAGCAGCGCGTTTGCTACCTAGCCAATAACTACGGTATTTCAAGTGACTTTTGCCACATAAAGGAAGGTTTACCTGAGGATGTTATTCCCGAGCTTGCAGAGCAACTCGATGCCGAGCTGGTGATCTTAGGTACAGTCGGGCGAACAGGTTTTTCAGCCGCCCTTATCGGTAATACCGCCGAGCATGTTATCGATAGCATTAACTGCGATTTGCTGGCAATAAAACCCGATGGTTACAAGTCGCCACTAGAAGATGAGTAA
- the ttcA gene encoding tRNA 2-thiocytidine(32) synthetase TtcA has translation MSDDTLSKKQITRLNKLQKRLRREVGSAIADYNMIEEGDTVMCCLSGGKDSYAMLDILINLQQRAPVSFNLVAVNLDQKQPGFPEDILPAYLDTLNVPYHILEKDTYSIVKDKIPEGKTTCSLCSRLRRGTLYGFAQKIGATKIALGHHRDDIIETLFLNMFYAGKQKAMPPKLRSDDGANVVIRPLAYSREKDIAEYAELKEFPIIPCNLCGSQENLKRAAIKEMLNTWDKQFPGRLETIFTAMQNTSPSQGVDRSQFDFVSLKQDPDAPMKGDVAESDLPAFDFLDLANSGHIDLDAAKRNTDSLKIDVVSTYTP, from the coding sequence ATGTCCGATGATACCCTCTCAAAAAAGCAGATCACTAGGTTAAATAAGCTCCAAAAACGTCTTCGACGTGAAGTAGGCTCTGCTATTGCCGACTACAACATGATTGAAGAGGGTGATACGGTTATGTGCTGCCTTTCTGGCGGTAAAGACAGCTATGCAATGTTAGATATATTAATTAACTTGCAGCAGCGTGCTCCTGTATCATTTAACTTAGTCGCAGTGAACCTCGATCAGAAACAGCCAGGATTCCCTGAAGATATTTTGCCGGCTTATTTAGATACCTTGAATGTGCCTTATCATATCTTAGAGAAAGATACCTACTCGATTGTTAAAGATAAAATACCAGAAGGTAAAACCACTTGTTCTCTTTGTAGCCGTCTAAGACGAGGCACGCTTTACGGCTTTGCTCAGAAAATTGGTGCCACCAAGATCGCCCTTGGTCATCATCGGGACGACATCATTGAAACCCTATTTCTCAATATGTTCTATGCGGGCAAACAGAAAGCTATGCCGCCTAAGCTCCGCTCTGATGATGGTGCGAATGTGGTGATCCGTCCCCTAGCCTACAGCCGTGAAAAAGATATTGCAGAATATGCAGAACTGAAAGAGTTTCCCATTATTCCTTGTAACCTGTGTGGCTCACAAGAAAATCTTAAGCGCGCAGCAATCAAAGAGATGTTAAATACTTGGGACAAACAGTTTCCAGGCCGCTTAGAAACCATCTTTACTGCGATGCAGAATACGAGTCCTTCTCAAGGTGTTGATCGTTCTCAATTTGACTTTGTCTCACTCAAGCAAGATCCTGATGCACCGATGAAAGGTGATGTTGCTGAATCAGATCTGCCTGCATTCGACTTTCTCGATTTAGCGAACAGTGGTCACATCGATTTAGATGCAGCAAAGCGTAACACCGATAGTTTGAAAATTGATGTGGTCAGCACATATACACCGTAA
- a CDS encoding DUF2987 domain-containing protein, which yields MNKGLLFSCLFAASFVAQSSPISLEYQGFYQRLKQVNKGHYPLIELAFSVPKDNGCIIRDGFISTEKEQFPLTITAEQRVFIPFDERLKSDRALINLQMENDARQCGVAMQIRAKRTSTDYSQADLFAIQAQMDELLHSMQGFPMRYFTDDIAGISFEFVEPATVTIDGKLELIEGIFRLSRQHINDMTELSFSHEPSVVSPWVSK from the coding sequence ATGAACAAAGGCCTGCTGTTTAGTTGCCTATTTGCTGCTAGTTTTGTAGCACAGTCATCTCCTATATCTCTTGAATATCAAGGGTTTTATCAAAGGTTGAAACAGGTAAATAAAGGACACTATCCACTCATCGAACTCGCATTTTCGGTGCCCAAAGATAATGGGTGTATCATTAGAGACGGTTTTATTAGCACCGAAAAAGAGCAGTTTCCACTGACCATCACGGCAGAACAAAGAGTGTTTATTCCCTTTGACGAACGGCTTAAATCTGATCGAGCACTAATCAATTTACAGATGGAAAATGATGCACGCCAATGCGGTGTTGCGATGCAGATAAGAGCCAAGCGAACGAGCACTGATTATAGTCAGGCAGATCTATTTGCGATTCAAGCACAAATGGATGAATTGCTTCATAGTATGCAGGGATTTCCGATGCGATATTTCACTGACGATATCGCGGGTATCAGTTTTGAGTTTGTTGAGCCTGCGACGGTTACGATCGATGGTAAGCTGGAGTTAATCGAAGGGATATTTAGATTATCTCGTCAGCATATCAATGACATGACTGAGTTATCTTTCAGTCATGAACCTAGCGTTGTTAGTCCCTGGGTCAGTAAGTAG
- a CDS encoding glucosaminidase domain-containing protein yields the protein MKTGLINKLILSLAIVVLALLAIKLILIEQDSTQEQQRSGKLLKNKLIYSAIPDFEAIADVGDKKQAFFDFLRPAISHHNAIITDERKFLLQTRQHLIDELTLSEAEEFRILKIASKYQYAMRRVNQDTLDNLLVRVDIIPENLVLIQAANETGWGSSRFAKEGLNFFGQWCFKKGCGLVPQSRTTGMSHEVAVFKSVDESVGSYMRNLNSNAAYSLLRAIRADLRAEDQHVTADKLVYGLMNYSERQEAYIDELLEMLRHNNQYLVENNEQRPAV from the coding sequence TTGAAAACAGGACTAATAAACAAACTCATATTGTCATTAGCTATTGTGGTTTTGGCTTTGTTAGCGATTAAACTGATATTGATCGAGCAAGATTCGACTCAAGAGCAACAAAGAAGTGGAAAACTGTTAAAAAATAAACTCATATACAGTGCGATTCCAGACTTTGAAGCCATTGCTGATGTTGGTGATAAGAAACAAGCATTTTTTGATTTTCTGCGTCCTGCTATATCTCATCACAACGCAATTATCACTGATGAGAGAAAATTCCTGCTCCAGACTCGCCAGCATCTTATTGACGAATTAACGTTATCAGAGGCGGAAGAGTTTCGGATCTTAAAGATTGCGAGTAAATACCAGTATGCCATGCGCCGTGTTAATCAGGACACCTTAGATAACCTGCTTGTTCGCGTTGATATTATTCCTGAAAACCTTGTACTTATTCAGGCGGCTAATGAAACTGGCTGGGGAAGTAGTCGATTTGCTAAAGAAGGTCTTAACTTTTTTGGTCAATGGTGTTTTAAAAAGGGCTGTGGGCTTGTACCACAATCTCGTACCACGGGAATGAGTCATGAAGTCGCGGTTTTTAAGAGTGTCGATGAATCAGTTGGCTCCTATATGCGAAATCTAAATTCAAATGCCGCTTATTCCTTATTAAGAGCAATAAGGGCAGATCTTAGAGCTGAAGACCAGCACGTTACCGCGGATAAACTGGTATACGGTTTAATGAATTATTCTGAACGTCAAGAAGCTTACATCGATGAGTTACTTGAAATGTTACGTCATAACAATCAATATTTGGTGGAAAATAATGAACAAAGGCCTGCTGTTTAG
- the yvcK gene encoding uridine diphosphate-N-acetylglucosamine-binding protein YvcK codes for MQDYALNQFSNVVAIGGGHGLGRVLSSLSFLGPRLTGIVATTDNGGSTGRLRQEQDCIAWGDLRNCLSQLASRPSIGSLLFEYRFEGNSELTNHNLGNLILLALEQLCVRPLDAVNLIRKLLNIETKVIPMSEQPTHLVAIQSCGNRIFGEVQVDEMKEDPIALSLEPMVEATHEAFMAIENADLIILGPGSFLTSIMPPLLLPLLSQALSRSNAKIILIENLTEEPSAAANFSLEKRLHWFMQVLGNKAVDHVLCDGKSHTTEGNITYFPLRSRHHVALHDRQALVDALSLIVKSPALSAVG; via the coding sequence ATGCAAGACTATGCACTTAATCAATTTTCAAATGTAGTAGCAATAGGTGGAGGCCATGGACTTGGCAGAGTTCTCTCCTCGTTATCGTTTTTAGGCCCACGTCTAACTGGAATTGTTGCCACCACAGATAATGGTGGTTCTACAGGCCGTTTAAGACAAGAGCAAGATTGTATTGCCTGGGGCGATCTACGTAACTGTTTATCACAACTTGCAAGTCGTCCCTCAATCGGCTCGTTATTATTTGAATATCGTTTCGAAGGTAATAGCGAATTAACGAATCATAATTTGGGTAATCTAATCCTTCTTGCGCTGGAACAGTTGTGTGTCAGACCACTCGATGCGGTAAATCTAATCCGTAAGTTGCTAAATATTGAGACAAAAGTGATCCCGATGTCTGAGCAACCAACTCACTTAGTCGCAATTCAATCTTGTGGTAACCGCATATTTGGTGAAGTGCAAGTTGATGAGATGAAGGAAGACCCTATCGCACTATCGCTTGAGCCCATGGTCGAAGCGACCCATGAAGCCTTCATGGCGATAGAGAATGCCGATTTAATTATCTTAGGGCCAGGTAGCTTTTTGACCAGCATTATGCCCCCGCTGTTATTACCTTTGCTTAGCCAAGCGTTAAGCCGATCTAATGCAAAAATTATCTTAATCGAAAATCTTACCGAAGAGCCATCGGCCGCCGCGAACTTTAGTTTGGAAAAGCGCTTGCATTGGTTTATGCAGGTGCTAGGAAATAAAGCTGTCGATCACGTTTTATGTGATGGTAAGTCGCACACCACTGAAGGTAATATTACATACTTTCCGCTACGCAGCAGGCATCATGTCGCTCTTCACGACCGTCAAGCATTAGTCGACGCCTTATCCTTAATTGTAAAATCACCAGCACTTAGCGCTGTAGGGTAA
- a CDS encoding amino acid aminotransferase, whose protein sequence is MIFNQVALAPADPILGLTDSFKADPRSDKVNLGVGIYKDESGQTPILKSVKLAEQKLLGKETSKSYLGIEGVQAYNHAVQTLLFGADSDVVNAQRAATAQAPGGTGSLRVAAEFVVRNTNSKTIWVSNPTWANHNNIFSSAGLEVKQYNYYDAATHAMDFDAMLADLEQATIGDLVLLHGCCHNPTGIDLNATQWDVIAQLCLEKELIPLFDFAYQGFGDGVEEDAQGLRAVANVVPELIVANSFSKNFGLYNERIGAVTIVAKDKETADTAFSQVKSTIRGNYSNPPAHGALIVSTILGDEELKSLWLSELQEMRERIAQMRVLFVDMLKAEGVEQDFSFISSQNGMFSFSGLNKSQVERLREEFGIYIVGSGRISVAGMTRDNMPVICKAIAQVI, encoded by the coding sequence ATGATATTTAACCAGGTAGCACTGGCTCCCGCAGATCCAATTCTTGGCCTTACCGATTCATTTAAAGCGGACCCAAGGTCCGATAAAGTCAATTTGGGTGTCGGTATTTATAAGGATGAGTCAGGTCAGACTCCCATACTGAAGTCGGTTAAATTGGCTGAACAAAAACTGCTAGGTAAGGAAACGAGTAAAAGCTATCTAGGGATTGAAGGGGTTCAGGCATATAACCATGCGGTACAAACGCTATTGTTTGGTGCCGATAGCGATGTTGTTAACGCGCAGCGTGCTGCTACTGCACAAGCTCCTGGTGGAACAGGTTCGTTACGTGTTGCGGCAGAATTTGTGGTTCGTAATACCAATTCGAAGACCATTTGGGTGAGTAATCCTACCTGGGCAAACCACAACAATATTTTCTCGTCGGCTGGTCTCGAAGTTAAACAGTACAACTACTATGATGCCGCAACGCACGCTATGGATTTCGATGCGATGCTGGCCGATCTTGAGCAAGCCACTATTGGCGATCTCGTCCTTCTACATGGTTGTTGCCATAATCCAACGGGCATAGATCTTAATGCGACTCAATGGGACGTCATTGCTCAGCTGTGTTTAGAAAAAGAGTTGATTCCGCTATTTGACTTTGCTTACCAAGGATTTGGCGATGGCGTAGAGGAAGATGCACAAGGTTTACGCGCCGTAGCGAACGTGGTCCCAGAGTTGATTGTTGCTAACTCTTTTTCAAAAAACTTCGGTCTTTATAATGAGCGTATTGGTGCGGTGACGATTGTCGCGAAAGACAAAGAAACCGCAGATACGGCGTTTAGTCAGGTAAAAAGTACCATTCGTGGTAACTACTCTAATCCGCCTGCGCATGGTGCGTTGATCGTCTCTACCATTTTAGGTGACGAAGAGTTAAAGAGTCTATGGTTATCAGAGCTACAAGAGATGAGAGAACGTATTGCTCAGATGCGGGTACTTTTTGTCGATATGTTAAAAGCTGAAGGGGTGGAACAAGATTTCAGTTTTATCTCTAGTCAAAATGGCATGTTCAGTTTTTCAGGTTTGAACAAGTCACAAGTAGAACGCCTAAGAGAAGAGTTTGGTATCTATATCGTCGGTTCAGGGCGAATTAGTGTAGCAGGTATGACTCGTGACAATATGCCCGTGATCTGTAAAGCGATAGCACAAGTTATTTAA
- a CDS encoding glyceraldehyde-3-phosphate dehydrogenase, translated as MTADKHLQSWQERFEMAEAMQPLLGKLYRNQGVEVVLYGKPLLNASTIEIIKSHRLVRRHVGDKLRLRESFPFVEALSKLAVKQCKVDIGKLAVNYWREHSDASQVEAYMAHELASAIDHEDNQQAKDVVLYGFGRIGRLLARLLIERTGVSNKLCLRAIVLRGGRKGDLEKRASLLRRDSVHGPFNGSVEVDEENNAIIANGTYIQVIYANSPDEIDYTQYGINDALVVDNTGIWKDEDGLGLHLKSKGASKVLLTAPAKGAIKNIVYGVNESDILDEDTIVSAASCTTNAITPVLKAVNDKYGIINGHVETIHSYTNDQNLIDNYHKADRRGRSAPLNMVITETGAAKAVAKALPILAGKLTGNAIRVPTPNVSMAIISLNLNGETNKEDMNEYLRNVALCSELQNQVDFTESTEIVSSDLVGSRYAGVVDSQATIAEGNRTILYVWYDNEFGYSCQVVGVMQKMLGLNYQSLPVA; from the coding sequence ATGACCGCTGATAAACACCTACAAAGTTGGCAAGAACGTTTCGAAATGGCAGAGGCTATGCAGCCTTTACTGGGTAAATTATATCGTAATCAAGGTGTAGAGGTGGTTTTGTATGGTAAACCTCTTCTAAACGCTTCCACAATAGAAATCATCAAATCGCACCGTTTAGTGCGCCGTCATGTAGGTGATAAATTAAGATTGCGCGAAAGCTTCCCGTTTGTAGAAGCACTTAGCAAACTTGCAGTAAAGCAATGCAAAGTCGATATCGGTAAATTGGCGGTTAACTATTGGCGTGAACACTCAGATGCAAGCCAAGTAGAAGCTTATATGGCCCATGAATTAGCCTCTGCAATCGACCATGAAGATAACCAACAGGCTAAAGATGTTGTTTTATATGGGTTTGGTCGTATTGGACGTCTATTAGCGCGTTTACTGATTGAACGAACAGGTGTGAGCAACAAATTATGTTTGCGTGCAATCGTTCTTCGTGGCGGCCGTAAAGGGGATTTAGAGAAACGTGCAAGCTTGCTTCGTCGCGACTCTGTACACGGACCATTCAACGGTTCAGTAGAAGTCGATGAAGAGAATAATGCCATCATCGCAAACGGCACTTACATCCAGGTCATCTATGCAAACTCTCCAGATGAAATCGATTATACCCAATATGGTATTAATGATGCGTTAGTCGTCGATAATACGGGTATATGGAAAGATGAAGATGGTCTTGGTTTACATCTTAAGTCAAAAGGGGCATCAAAAGTACTTTTGACCGCGCCAGCTAAAGGTGCAATTAAGAATATCGTTTATGGTGTTAACGAAAGTGACATTTTAGATGAAGATACGATAGTGTCAGCTGCAAGTTGTACCACAAATGCTATCACGCCAGTTTTAAAAGCGGTTAACGACAAGTACGGGATTATTAATGGTCACGTAGAGACGATTCACTCTTATACCAATGATCAGAACCTAATTGATAATTACCACAAAGCGGATCGTCGTGGTCGTAGTGCACCACTCAACATGGTAATCACAGAGACTGGTGCAGCTAAAGCGGTTGCTAAGGCGCTACCCATACTCGCTGGTAAACTTACAGGTAACGCGATTCGCGTACCAACGCCAAACGTATCTATGGCTATTATTAGCTTGAATTTGAATGGCGAAACGAATAAAGAAGATATGAACGAATACCTGCGTAATGTGGCGTTATGTTCAGAGCTTCAAAATCAAGTTGATTTTACCGAATCTACCGAGATCGTTTCTTCAGACTTAGTCGGTTCACGTTATGCTGGTGTTGTTGATTCACAAGCGACGATTGCCGAAGGCAATCGAACGATTCTTTATGTATGGTATGACAACGAGTTTGGTTATAGTTGCCAGGTCGTTGGTGTTATGCAGAAAATGTTGGGACTTAATTACCAATCTTTGCCTGTTGCATAA
- a CDS encoding DUF2989 domain-containing protein, whose amino-acid sequence MRINFVIITPLLSLLAILGLFGCDNAVNTDTICKNNPELCDDLHRDSWCRYEKSDLIQKRYAIKNTAAPSGKQIYQLLINLENYNKCIELAAGVQHILHPERTNDRVRAFGISAQDLAELRDSTKNSTDLYLSFYHWIRLGDQQAQARVIKMERASEVKDPLILAHLASYYQKTDLNKAKSLYLALLDVATGEEFDPNWLLGLASIYREENNLEKTYLFSKANVLMTSNTASADKMSALVNGDTKLEALLTEQAETLVNHLNKGDYTSSEIRQQLNRAN is encoded by the coding sequence TTGAGAATAAATTTTGTAATCATTACACCATTATTATCTCTTTTGGCTATTTTGGGGCTATTTGGATGTGATAATGCCGTTAATACAGACACTATATGTAAAAATAATCCTGAGCTTTGTGACGATTTACATCGCGACAGTTGGTGTCGTTATGAGAAATCCGATCTGATCCAAAAGCGCTATGCCATAAAGAACACCGCAGCGCCCTCTGGAAAGCAAATTTATCAACTCCTTATCAATCTCGAAAACTATAATAAGTGCATCGAATTGGCCGCCGGTGTTCAACACATACTTCATCCAGAACGGACTAATGATAGAGTGAGAGCATTTGGCATCAGTGCGCAAGACCTAGCCGAGCTGAGAGATTCAACCAAAAATAGCACAGACCTCTACCTTTCCTTTTACCATTGGATAAGATTGGGCGATCAACAAGCTCAAGCGAGAGTGATCAAAATGGAGCGCGCTAGTGAAGTGAAAGACCCATTAATACTGGCCCATCTAGCATCCTATTATCAAAAGACGGATCTCAACAAAGCGAAAAGCTTATATCTTGCACTGTTGGATGTTGCAACTGGAGAGGAGTTTGATCCTAATTGGTTACTCGGCCTAGCCAGTATTTACCGCGAAGAGAACAATTTGGAAAAGACCTACCTTTTTTCCAAAGCCAATGTCTTGATGACGTCTAATACCGCTTCTGCTGACAAGATGAGTGCGCTAGTTAACGGCGATACTAAGCTTGAGGCCTTGTTGACAGAACAAGCTGAGACCTTAGTCAATCATCTAAATAAAGGTGACTATACTTCTAGTGAAATTAGGCAGCAGCTAAATCGCGCAAATTAG
- the gap gene encoding type I glyceraldehyde-3-phosphate dehydrogenase: protein MTIRVAINGYGRIGRNVLRALYESEKNYPIKIVAINDLGDASINAHLTKYDSVHGRFNAKVEHDDEAIYVNEDKIVTFSERDPGKLPWAELNVDVVFECTGIFTSKEAVQPHLTAGAKKVIISAPGKNVDATVVYGVNNDVITADMTVISNASCTTNCLAPFAKPLNDEIGIESGLMTTIHAYTNDQRLSDVYHTDLRRARAAAMSMIPTKTGAAAAVGLVVPELAGKFDGLAVRVPTVNVSLVDLSFIAARDTSVEEINAIIEKAASVAPMSEVLAVNNEPLVSIDFNHNPYSSNFDATQTRVNGRLVKVMAWYDNEWGFSNRMLDNAVALMSAK, encoded by the coding sequence ATGACTATCCGCGTTGCAATTAACGGTTATGGCCGTATCGGTAGAAACGTACTTCGCGCGTTATACGAAAGCGAAAAGAACTATCCAATCAAAATCGTAGCGATTAACGATTTGGGCGATGCTTCAATCAATGCTCACCTAACCAAGTATGATTCTGTGCATGGTCGCTTCAATGCTAAAGTTGAGCATGATGATGAAGCAATCTATGTCAATGAAGATAAGATCGTTACCTTCTCTGAACGTGACCCAGGTAAATTACCGTGGGCAGAATTGAACGTCGACGTGGTATTCGAATGTACTGGTATATTCACATCTAAAGAAGCGGTTCAACCGCATCTCACTGCCGGCGCAAAGAAAGTGATTATCTCGGCTCCAGGTAAGAATGTTGATGCAACCGTAGTATACGGTGTGAATAACGATGTCATCACCGCTGATATGACTGTTATTTCTAATGCGTCTTGTACCACAAACTGTTTAGCACCGTTTGCTAAGCCACTAAACGATGAGATAGGTATTGAATCAGGTCTTATGACTACAATTCATGCATACACCAACGATCAACGTTTATCTGATGTATATCATACTGACTTGCGTCGTGCTCGTGCGGCAGCAATGTCAATGATCCCGACTAAAACTGGTGCAGCAGCTGCGGTTGGTTTAGTCGTACCTGAACTTGCAGGTAAGTTTGACGGTTTAGCGGTTCGTGTCCCAACGGTCAATGTTTCACTGGTTGATCTATCATTTATCGCCGCTCGTGATACAAGTGTTGAAGAGATCAACGCAATTATTGAAAAAGCCGCTAGCGTTGCGCCAATGAGTGAAGTGCTAGCAGTTAACAATGAGCCTTTAGTTTCAATAGACTTCAACCATAATCCATACTCATCTAACTTCGATGCGACACAGACTCGTGTTAATGGTCGTTTAGTTAAAGTTATGGCTTGGTACGACAACGAATGGGGTTTCAGTAACCGCATGCTTGATAATGCCGTAGCATTAATGTCAGCTAAGTAG
- a CDS encoding NAD(P)/FAD-dependent oxidoreductase, with amino-acid sequence MVYDPLISDFPSQQAWPNSYWSSTVDKPSRQISLKGTKQVDVAIVGGGYTGLLTAYYLASLYNIDCCVLEANQVGFGASGRNAGFVLKGSGRLGYQQMNQKWGMEITKGIYREFSAAVDRVEQLIDTHSIDCDMQAKGYLKIAHNPKAYQQLKAAASFISTHLGSDANFLTKDELSTNYMNNHQAYGALRLADGFGVNPLKLVMGYKAMVSQLGVAVYESSCVNEWITENNQHRLLTDRGEIVAKQVISAGNAYTPKQFSSLVDNRFLPILSNIIVTQPLSSSQLSDAGLSTHQVTMDTRLLKYYYRLLPDNRLLFGGRGAISGKHSADPIHGERLKRAMCDSFPALSQIEIDYNWTGWIAAAIDDMPHVHNSAGAGYSLGYCGSGVAFSAQAAFRLAQSVAGTPLPNLPIYQNPLPRFPYARFRRLAQRAYYHYAWAKDRYF; translated from the coding sequence ATGGTATACGATCCCTTGATTTCAGATTTTCCCAGTCAGCAAGCGTGGCCCAACTCATACTGGTCTAGCACTGTAGATAAACCCTCTAGGCAAATAAGCCTAAAGGGAACTAAACAAGTTGATGTAGCTATTGTTGGAGGCGGTTACACAGGGTTGCTTACGGCATATTACTTAGCAAGCTTATACAACATTGATTGTTGTGTTTTAGAAGCCAATCAAGTTGGCTTTGGAGCCAGCGGTCGTAATGCGGGTTTTGTTCTTAAAGGATCTGGACGGCTGGGCTATCAGCAGATGAACCAAAAATGGGGCATGGAGATTACCAAAGGGATTTATCGCGAGTTTTCTGCGGCGGTGGATCGGGTCGAACAACTTATCGATACTCATAGCATTGATTGCGACATGCAAGCGAAAGGCTATCTAAAAATTGCTCACAATCCTAAAGCGTATCAACAGTTGAAAGCAGCGGCGAGTTTTATCTCTACTCACCTTGGCAGTGATGCTAATTTCTTAACAAAGGATGAGCTGAGTACCAATTATATGAATAATCACCAAGCTTATGGTGCATTAAGGCTTGCTGATGGATTTGGTGTCAATCCATTAAAACTGGTCATGGGCTACAAAGCGATGGTGAGTCAACTCGGGGTCGCAGTTTATGAATCTAGCTGTGTAAATGAGTGGATTACAGAAAACAATCAACATCGCTTACTTACGGACAGAGGTGAAATCGTTGCGAAACAGGTGATTTCAGCGGGCAATGCCTATACTCCTAAACAGTTTTCATCATTAGTGGATAATCGATTCTTACCCATATTGAGTAATATCATTGTCACCCAGCCACTGTCATCTTCCCAGCTCAGTGATGCAGGCTTGAGCACTCACCAAGTGACCATGGATACGCGGCTGTTGAAATACTATTACCGATTATTGCCAGATAACCGATTATTATTCGGTGGACGGGGAGCGATTAGTGGCAAGCACTCTGCAGATCCCATTCATGGTGAGCGGCTTAAGCGAGCGATGTGTGACAGTTTCCCAGCGTTGTCACAAATTGAAATTGATTATAACTGGACTGGGTGGATAGCAGCGGCAATTGACGATATGCCCCATGTCCATAATAGCGCTGGAGCGGGTTATAGCCTTGGTTATTGTGGCTCAGGGGTTGCCTTTTCTGCTCAGGCGGCTTTTCGATTAGCCCAAAGTGTTGCAGGAACGCCGTTGCCTAATTTACCTATCTATCAAAACCCGCTACCTAGATTTCCCTACGCTCGCTTTAGAAGATTGGCTCAACGAGCCTATTATCATTACGCGTGGGCAAAGGATAGGTACTTTTAA